The window GATGCTGTTTTACGTTCTGGGTTATTCCCCTCCAAGTGAGGCACTGGCCCAGGAtttggtgcagggggtggcatttttcctttgctttccccTCTCTCCAAAGGCCTGTCATGCCTACTAGCAGGCTCGCTCCAGCTTCCTGTAGCACTTCTGATGTGGCCAAAGGAGTCACTGCATAGCAATGAGGTCGCTCCCTCTTCACAAGGAGCTGAACTCACTGCTTCCATGGTGCTCTCCGGCCAAGAGTCCCACGcaagttctcccccccccccccctccccccccccccccaaggattgGGGAAGGGAGGTAGTGGCTGCTCCAGAGCCCAACTCCGGCCGGGCAGATGTGAGCGTCAGTGGGCCTGAAGCTTGGGCTGAGGCTCGTTCGGGACACTGGTGCCAAGCGTTCCCTAACGTGTGGATTGTGCCTTTCTTTCAGATACAAGACTGGCAAGAATAAGTGGTTCTTCCAGAAGCTGCGATTCTAAACTTGTAACATGGCTGCATCAATAAATGTGTATTCAaaaccattttgttgccctgtaaAATGTTCCCTGGTGCGAAGCATCTggctttgcagtgtaaacatcaCTTGCTCTGTGCTTCGATGAGATGACTTGCAGGGGTAATTACAGTCCAAGCCAGCCAGGAAGGGATTCATGGAGTGTTAAATGGAATTAAATACTAACCGAGCTGGCTTTGGAGAACTGCCCTACGAGTCGGCTCTGTATCTGATGCCTTCCCCACACAGTGTTGAGAGCAGATGACAAAGCTGCTCCACCTTTCCAGCAATGGAGGCAGGGTAGTCGAAAGTGCTCTGAATGTGAATTCAGGTCACTCATGGGGAGGGAAATGATTCGGGGTCCTGCTATTCCAGCTGGCTTTGGTTCTTTGGCTAAGAAATGGGAGTGATGTGTtcgtggggggcggggagggtcaTTGTTTTCCAGTTGCCTTTGCCAAGTATTGGTCTTTCTGGCAAGTGGCAACTTTGTCTGATTCAAAGAGTCTCCAACTGCATCACTGGCCTTTGGGAGCAGAAGCGAAATGAAGGTGGGCTGAGCTCAGCAGCCGGGAGAGGTAATTTAGAGGGTTTATTGTGCAAAAATTGTGACATTGCTTCATCAAAAAGGTTTCATGAGCACCTAGCTGATGACTTATTAGAGGGGCCTTCGGGGAAAGTCAAGATCAGGAACTGAAGAGTTGGAGACAAATAAGCTTCTGGTCTCCCCCACAGCGATTCAGGGTCCCTACGCACGGCATGAGGTTAGTTGGGGAGATTCGGCCCTTGCCAGGATCCCACTCCTGGGAAGGGAGGATCATTTCGCTGAGAGATTCTCTTCGCTCCCTGAATCACAAAGCTTTGCCTTGTCCTAGTTTCTTTAAATGCCCTCTTtcgtctctctctttctctccccccaaccccccaaagtGTCAGTGTGACTGTACGGGCCTGCACACCGCTGCTGGCTAAATGACACCATCCATCAGAGTTCGCTGCTGCCGTTACCCTGTTCCTTGCCAAGGGCAGCATCTGGCCCCAAGACCGAAATGAACGTCCAGGGGTGTCTGTTACTCTTGGGCCTTGtttgcacgggggggggggcagcactgaTTAAATCAGCTTTACCCCTGTGTGGACGCATTCGCAgccgatagggtgaccagagagcaagtatgaaaaattgggacagagggtgggggtaagaggcacctatataagaaaaatccccaaatatggggactgtccctataaaatcgggacaatGGTCTCCCTAGCTGCGGTGTCAGTGCCTTGGTCCCGTGCAGACCGGCACTGGGGCGGTCCCTGGTGGGGCCGCGGGTCTCCTCGCCCTGGGGCACCGGGCTCTGCCTCTGgccggggctgcggggctgggctgctcgCAGGCGgctcggcggggcggggcggggcatgGGCCGGCCGGGAAACGAAAGTGAAAGGGGCCGGAGTCGGGCAGGAAGCGCCGACACCGCTGCAGGAGGCTGGGGCGGTGAGAGGGGCTGCAAATTCCGCATGGGGGGGcgccctgctctgagcccccggggtgctgggggggcggtccCTGCCCCGGGGTGCGTGGGGCCCATTGCATGCCCTGGGTCCGCTAGGGTGTTAGGGGCTTGTACAGTCCACCCCCTTTTTACAGGGTCTCCCAGTGTTCTccccactggggggggagggctctgtgcCCCCTCCCTGGGGTCTGGCAGAGCCCCACCCTCATTGTTTCCAGCCCAGGTGCCCCAGGAGCGCTGCCTCCCCAAGTCCCTGTGTGGGGTGACCAGGGAAGCCCCTTTGTGCTCCGTTCCAGGGATTCCCTCCCACCCTGGGGTGTTGCAGTCCTGAGGACCGGGCACCAGCCCCATGGGAACAGGGCCCATTTGCCCCCCATCTGGGAACTGGTCCCAGCCTGACATTTGGGAGCCACCCCTCCCTTTAGACTGTGTCTCCTGTCGCTCCCTGGGGTTTCTGGGCACCTGCAGGTGAAGGGCAGGGCCAGtcctgaaggggggagggggcgcaatcAGATCAGAGTGACCTGCGGTGAACATGGGGTGAGCGCTCACCTGTCACCCCAAGCCTCCTCACCCCCCTGAGTCTGGAGAAATGCTCCACGCTCCAGTGATGGGCGAGTCAGGAAGGCCCAGGTCCAGGAGACCGGGGTATGCTTGGGTCTCCCCTGCGTGGCGCGCCCCTATCACTGGAGAGCCATTGCTCAGCATGGTGCTGCTGGGGGAGattcggggagggggggttgatTTTGGTGCCAGATTCTGACACTTTGGTGCTTTCTCTCCCCAGGTGTGAGTGACACAATGACAGATTCAGAAGAGGTAACTGGGCACCAGGCGAGTCAGTCCCTGTCCTGGGCTTTTGAAAGGCAAAGTGGAAATTAACGTTTCCTGGGAGGGCACCAGGAGGTTATTTGTTtgaggcctggtcttcactaggAAATTAGGGTTGTATAACtccgtcgctcaggggtgtgaaaaatccaacccCCCCGAGAGACGCAGCTCACCCGAcctaaccctggtgtagacagcgctctcccatcgactggcCGCCTCTCCGAGGTGCATTACCGCTCCCGTCCACGTGGGcagcgtcttcactgaagtgctagaGCAGCCCAGCTGCAGCGCTTTGAGTCTAGATGAGCCCTGAGCGCGGGAGCTGGAGATCACACCGGGCAAAGGAACAGCCTGAGTCCAGCAGGAAagtttcttccccacccccatgtggattctggctccacccccacccctctggctCCACCCACATTGAATGCTgacccctgtgctggtggagctAGAGAGCTCATGTGCAGATGGTGACTGGCATAGCCCATGGCACGGGCTGCCCCGTGATACAgcgtgtgggctctggggtcacTCACCTCTCTTGGCTTTTAGGAGTCTTTTGTCCGTCTGCCTGATGAGCTCACACTGGAGAACAGCTCCCCCGAGATGACACCCGAACGCCTGCAGCAGGAGATTGAGAAATACAAGGTGGGTCCCTGCCCAGGTACTGCAGTTTGGGCACGTGAGCCGATggcgggatggggcaggggctgcgaaTGCGCCTACCAGCTGCAGTTCCCTCCGCAGTGTGCGGTTAATAGAGGCCCAGCCCGAGACGATTCTGGGCTGATAGTGCCTGGGTGTAGCCTTGCAGAGCAGCCCCGGGGAGCCTGACGTTCCCTTCGGTGTCTCTCCCAGGAACGCTGTCAGGCGCTGGAACAAGACTGGCTAGAGCTGGGGATGGCGAAGGAAGCCGCTGAGCAGAGGACACAAGGATTCCAGAGAGAAGCCGAACTCCTCCGTGGgaaactggagagagagaagtgtctgagcagggagctggagcccTCCTACCAGGCTGGTTTCTAGGAATAGGCCCCttgcaccccaccctcccctgatGCATTTAGTCTGAGTCTAGTGAACATATCACAGAACCACAGCACAGTCTGGCACAACTGGCCACCTCTGCTCAGCGAAGTCCTAGGGCTGgagtagcaggggctgcgggtgggtgtgagggacgcgcagggctggggtggcaggggctgcgggtgggtgtgagggacgcgcagggctggagtagcaggggctgcgggtgggtgtgagggacgcgcagggctgggtggcaggggctgcaggagggtgtGAGGGATGCGCAGGGCTGgagtagcaggggctgcgggtgggtgtgagggaatagcagggctggagtagcaggggctgcgggtgggtgtgagggacgcgcagggctggggtaacggggctgtgggtgggtgtgagggatgcgcagggctggggtaacggggctgcgggtgggtgtgagggacgcgcagggctggggtaacggggctgcgggtgggtgtgagggacgcgcagggctgggtggcaggggctgcaggagggtgtgagggacgcgcagggctggggtggcaagggctgcgggtgggtgtgagggacgcgcagggctggggtaacggggctgcgggtgggtgtgagggacgcgcagggctggggtggcaagggctgcgggtgggtgtgagggacgcgcagggctggggtaacggggctgcgggtgggtgtgagggacgcgcagggctggggtagcaggggctgcgggtgggtgtgagggacgcgcagggctggggtaacggggctgcgggtgggtgtgagggacgcgcagggctgggtggcaggggctgcaggagggtgtgagggacgcgcagggctggggtggcaagggctgcgggtgggtgtgagggacgcgcagggctggggtaacggggctgcgggtgggtgtgagggacgcgcagggctggggtggcaagggctgcgggtgggtgtgagggacgcgcagggctggggtaacggggctgcgggtgggtgtgagggacgcgcagggctggggtagcaggggctgcgggtgggtgtgagggacgcgcagggctggggtaacggggctgcgggtgggtgtgagggacgcgcagggctggggtagcaggggctgcgggtgggtgtgagggacgcgcagggctggggtaacggggctgcgggtgggtgtgagggacgcgcagggctggggtaacggggctgcgggtgggtgtgagggacgcgcagggctggggtagcaggggctgcgggtgggtgtgagggacgcgcagggctggggtaacggggctgcgggtgggtgtgagggacgcgcagggctggggtagcaggggctgcgggtgggtgtgagggacgcgcagggctggggtaacggggctgcgggtgggtgtgagggacgcgcagggctggggtggcaggggctgcgggtgggtgtgAGGGACGCGCTGGGcgggggtagcaggggctgcgggtgggtgtgagggacgcgcagggctggggtaacggggctgcgggtgggtgtgagggacgcgcagggctggggtagcaggggctgcgggtgggtgtgagggacgcgcagggctggggtagcaggggctgcgggtgggtgtgagggacgcgcagggctggggtaacggggctgcgggtgggtgtgagggacgcgcagggctggggtaacggggctgcgggtgggtgtgagggacgcgcagggctggggtaacggggctgcgggtgggtgtgagggacgcgcagggctggggtggcaggggctgcgggtgggtgtgAGGGACGCGCTGGGcgggggtagcaggggctgcgggtgggtgtgagggacgcgcagggctggggtggcaggggctgcgggtgggtgtgagggacgcgcagggctggggtaacggggctgcgggtgggtgtgagggacgcgcagggctggggtaacggggctgcgggtgggtgtgagggacgcgcagggctggggtaacggggctgcgggtgggtgtgagggacgcgctgggctggggtagcaggggctgcgggtgggtgtgagggacgcgcagggctggggtagcaggggctgcgggtgggtgtgagggacgcgcagggctggggtggcaggggctgcgggtgggtgtgagggacgcgcagggctggggtagcaggggctgcgggtgggtgtgagggacgcgctgggcgggggtggcaggggctgcgggtgggtgtgAGGGACGCACAGGGCTGGAATCATGGGGGGTCCAGTGGCAgagcttccctgcccccccactctgattagcttttccttccttcctgaagGAGCTTTGTCTGGCCAAGGAGGAAAGGGGCAAGTTGCTTCAGGAAAAGCAGGAGCTGgaaaaggagctggaggagctggaggagaggagagtggCCTGGGAGGCGCAAGCGAAGGTAAGGAAGTTCTCAGCAGGGCCTCCAGCCCGCCCCACACATCTGGGGATTGTCACTGAGGGGCCCGTGGGTCCACCTGGGGCTGATCAGTTCAGATGGCAGGTTGCAGTGAGTGAGCTCGACTCCCGTTCTGCTGCtcggaggtagggtgaccagaggccctgattttatagggacaatcccgatatttggggctttttcttatataggtgcttattacccccgtcccgatttttcacacttgctatctggtcaccctactcggaggggaggggagggtacaACAGCCTGCTAGGGGCTCTGCTGAGCCCGGAGTCTGGCTCTTGTGAGAAGAGACGAACACATGGGCTCAGGGCCTTGCTTTTACATCTCAGCCCAGAAGatgcctccagcagcacagcgccccccggcACTGGGGTCGGCGCTGCCTTGGTGGGAGAGCACCCAATACTGACCCTGCTTAGCCTGGGAGATCTGACGGGGCCCTGGCCCGGGGTGCCCTGGTGGCAGGAGTGATActgtgtggggagctgcaggCTCTCGGGTGGGGGCTGGCGGGGATGGGCCCCAgccatctcctccctcccctccctgggcaCAGCACTCCCTCACGCTGCCCGGCGGGCTTTCCCCAGGCGCCGCCCTCCCTGCCGGACAGAAAGATGTTGTTTAAGGGACATGTGACGGAGGCCGAGGACGTGAACGCACTGGTGGTCGCCCCTCGGATCCAGCGTGCACtacctgggggctctgccctcctCACCTTCGAGGAGCCGGAGGGTAGGTCTGTTGCTGCAGGCCAGCCTGCCTCTGGTCAGTGCCTAGCCTGGGGAGCATGTCCAGCTCCACACGCACTGGCTAAGACGTGCAGCCTGGCACCCGCCTGGGGTCCCTCCCTCAGAGGTGACTGGCCGGGGCGTGAGGCCCCAGCATTGCCCTTGCCAAGCGCCCTTTAGGCTGCTGTGGCTTGGACCCCTGCTGCCCTTTGCTTTGCCAGACTCCGTCTCCCACCGCCACGCTGCAGAGCCATCCTGTGCGGAGGCCGTGCCCCACGGCCCAGCCCTCCGGTGGGGGGATTCCCTGCCTGGcttggccctggccctggcccatcCCGCCCCAGAGCCCCTGCTTGGCGCTCCCCAGGCCTGAGTGGTTTCTCCCTGTTTGCAGTTGCCCAGAGGATCCTAGAGATGAAGTGGCACGAGGTGAAGCTGGATGAGAGTGCCGCGTGCGAGGGCCGGGTGCGAGTGCAGGCGGAGccggtggagctgctgctgccctcagccctggaGGTgaggcccagctgccagggagtcTGTGCCACATTCCTTGCAGGGGCCTCTCAGCATCCTTGGCCCACTGTCAGCGCCAGGGGATTTTGCTTTCCCCGAGGAACTTCAGCAGCCTCTCGCacgctggggggctgggctgtgcccGGCAGGGGCAGGGAGCCTCTCGCacactggggggctgggctgtgcccaCAGGCAGCCTCTCGCacgctggggggctgggctgtgcccaGCAGGAGCAGGGAGCCTCTTGCACgttggggggctgggctgtgcccGGCAGGGGCGGGGAGCTTCTCGCacgctggggggctgggctgtggccGGCAGGGGCGGGGGGCCTCTCGcacgctggggggcggggctgtggccGGCAGGGGCGGGGGGCCTCTCGcacgctggggggcggggctgtgcccgGCAGGGGCGGGCAGCCTCCCCACATCCTGCAGGGCCGTGTGCCGCTACCTGTTCTCAAGGTCGCCGGGGCTGTGCTCGGTTCCAGCACAAAGCTCCCCCCATTGGAGGCCGGGGGCATGAAGCTCCCGGGTTCCTGCCTCCTGCCATGTCCCAggcagccctggccccccccgccccaggctggagccgtgACGCCTGGTACCTGCCCCGCAGATCGAGCTGAAGCTGAGTGACAGGTGCATCCTGCTGTCCAGCCTCCCGCGCCTGGATCTCTCTGAGGAGCAGCTGCTGGACAAGCTGGAGCTGTTCTTCAGCAAGGAGAAGAATGGGGGCGGCGAGGTGGAGCAGCGGGAGCTCCTGAGTGATTCTGGGCACGTGGTGCTGACCTTTGTGCACGATGGAGGTACGTGGGGGAGACGCCGAGAGCCGAGGGGGGGCCTGGAGCTCTCATTCCGGGGGggcacagctccctgcagcagACTGAGCggtgaggggggctggagtgggagGAGACGGATGGCTCCCGTCTCCCAGAGGCTGCACTGGGCTGGGTGCGCTTGGCACAGGATTCCTGGTGTGTGCTTGGGCAGATGCTGCAGGCGCCAATGCTGGTGCCTGAGCGGCCACTTTCGCCCCCCCTGGCGCTGGTGGAAAGGCTCAGCCTGCGGGGTCCAAGCTCCCACCAAGGGAGCAGGAGGTCAGGGCCTCTCTCTTACTCGGCAGTGGCGGAGCAGCTCATGAAGAAAGGACACATCCAAGTCCCCATTGGGAAGCAGACGTACGAGCTCAAAGTGACGCCCTACATGAGTGGACAGATCACAGACCTTCAGGTAGGGGTTGCAAGCCCCAACGCGCTCCCAGTGTGCGCTGGTGCCACCCCCGGCCAGGTGCACCCTACGTGCACTTTGCACAAGCCTATGTGCCCCACCCTCTGCATGCTCCAGCGCTCTCTCGCCCTGGAGGCTGAAGGCACAAGGCCAGCTCAAAGGGTTGATGGTGAAGAGCGTGGGAGGGACAGAGGCAgacagctctgtggggcaggggctgtctcttgtTCTGTGTCTGCACAGTGCAGAGCACAGTGCggcctggcccatgactgggctCCGAGGCCCTGTGGAAATACAGATAAGAACAACACTGGGGAGCGGGAATCCCTGCTCTGCATTCCCAGCACTCCCTGCTGCGGGGTCAGACTAGCCGCTCTGCAGGGACCCTGCGCCTAGGGAAGCAGGCAGGTGCTGCAGGAGGCTCTGTGCAGAGCTAAGCAAGGCGCTGGAGCTTGCCCGGCGTGGTCAGGACGTGTGTCacaccctgccctgactcctgggggggagaggggggtctcTGTGGTGTTTAATTCCATCCGTTGAGATCCCCTGACTGCTCTCCCCGTAGCTCAGCCAACACCTGGCTGTGCCAGCGCGCTCTGCAGGGTCACACCTCTGCTTTCTCCCCCTAGGTCCGTCCATCCGTCTGTGCCAAGACCGTGCTCCTGTCGGGGATCCCGGACATTTTGGACGAGGAGTCCATGAGGGACGCCCTGGAGATTCACTTCCAGAAGCCCAGCCGAGGCGGCGGCGAGGTGGATGCCCTGGGATACGTGCCAGTGGGGAGGCAGGCACTTGCTGTTTTTGAGGAGGACGCGGACTGAAGCTCCTCCATGGACATTAACCCGAACACGAGACAGTCGGCGCCCAGGGACTGGGCCTGAGCCCATGGGTGCTCCGTGTAGTACTGTATAGTTTAATCAGACTCTGATTGGAATTAAAGTATTGTCAAGGCTGAGTGTGGACCTACGGTGTTGTGGAGCTGGGCACGAGCAGGGAGAGAAGGATCGTGTGAGAGCCATGGGGCAAGAGAACCCCGTTTCGGAGCGTCCTGTTTTCGCTCAGCGCAGCGAGCAGGCCCTGGGTGCTCTCCACGAAGCCCTGGCTGGCGACAACACCCAGAATGGGCGACGCGGGCATGGAATGGAGTGAAACGAGCCGTGGGTCTCTGCCCACCACACCCAATAGTGTTTAGGCTCCGCTCGGACCCCTCTTTCCAGCAGGGTGCAGGGTTAACAAATGAGTTTGGAGCCTGGGGGGGTCGGCGTTTAGCCGAACTCTGATGTTTACATGGTGATGTGGTCTCAAAGGAGCGTTATTCAGGGATTCCCCACCCCGAATTTCTGCCCCCGCTGGTGTGGCAGGGGCGTGTGATGTCCAGCCGTGCTGTCACTGTGCGTCAGCCCCACGgcactgctgggagcagggctgcattagctggctgggcagggggcccTGGCGGGTGTGGGGTCAGGTCCTTGTCCGTGGGGTGGGCCATGGAGGCAGAGGTTCCTGggggttgcggggggagggggttgcacaCCCAGCAGGACAGACAGACCCCAGCATGACTAGTGTCATGGGGCTGAGCAAACCCTTCtcgagtgtgtgggggagggggggaggggtcccctGCTGGGCTCCTCATGCCCACATGCTAGGGAGCAGGCTGCAGACTGAGCCCGAAGTGCTGCCCCGTGCTGGgttgtgttggggtgggggggctccctAGGGTGCTGTGCTCAGAGCGGGGCAGGGACAGGGTTTGCTGTGGGGCACTAGctcagaggtttgggggggggggcagagatgt of the Malaclemys terrapin pileata isolate rMalTer1 chromosome 25, rMalTer1.hap1, whole genome shotgun sequence genome contains:
- the IFI35 gene encoding interferon-induced 35 kDa protein isoform X2, which codes for MTDSEEESFVRLPDELTLENSSPEMTPERLQQEIEKYKERCQALEQDWLELGMAKEAAEQRTQGFQREAELLRGKLEREKCLSRELEPSYQELCLAKEERGKLLQEKQELEKELEELEERRVAWEAQAKAPPSLPDRKMLFKGHVTEAEDVNALVVAPRIQRALPGGSALLTFEEPEVAQRILEMKWHEVKLDESAACEGRVRVQAEPVELLLPSALEIELKLSDRCILLSSLPRLDLSEEQLLDKLELFFSKEKNGGGEVEQRELLSDSGHVVLTFVHDGVAEQLMKKGHIQVPIGKQTYELKVTPYMSGQITDLQVRPSVCAKTVLLSGIPDILDEESMRDALEIHFQKPSRGGGEVDALGYVPVGRQALAVFEEDAD
- the IFI35 gene encoding interferon-induced 35 kDa protein isoform X1 codes for the protein MTDSEEVTGHQESFVRLPDELTLENSSPEMTPERLQQEIEKYKERCQALEQDWLELGMAKEAAEQRTQGFQREAELLRGKLEREKCLSRELEPSYQELCLAKEERGKLLQEKQELEKELEELEERRVAWEAQAKAPPSLPDRKMLFKGHVTEAEDVNALVVAPRIQRALPGGSALLTFEEPEVAQRILEMKWHEVKLDESAACEGRVRVQAEPVELLLPSALEIELKLSDRCILLSSLPRLDLSEEQLLDKLELFFSKEKNGGGEVEQRELLSDSGHVVLTFVHDGVAEQLMKKGHIQVPIGKQTYELKVTPYMSGQITDLQVRPSVCAKTVLLSGIPDILDEESMRDALEIHFQKPSRGGGEVDALGYVPVGRQALAVFEEDAD